The Dioscorea cayenensis subsp. rotundata cultivar TDr96_F1 chromosome 19, TDr96_F1_v2_PseudoChromosome.rev07_lg8_w22 25.fasta, whole genome shotgun sequence genome includes a window with the following:
- the LOC120249593 gene encoding stem-specific protein TSJT1-like, whose amino-acid sequence MLAVLDQTVAKSPEGLRVAGDDGGSGVAALLEKFVTDYDGTVVVELESSCSLAYTVKKESPLLTRLFAVLDNIFCLFEGEFENVGLLKQQYGLNKTANEVVIVIEAYRTLRDRGAYPADQVVRDFHGKFAFVLYDNTNKSTFIAADPDGGIPFFWGCDPEGHLILSDNVDFLRLGCGKSFAPFPKGCFFSTKGGLQSYEHPLNELKPVPRVDSKGEVLGVTYKVDAQTKKGSSMPRVGSAADWSSQY is encoded by the exons ATGCTGGCGGTGCTCGATCAGACGGTGGCGAAGAGCCCGGAGGGGCTGAGGGTTGCCGGAGACGATGGAGGCTCCGGCGTGGCGGCGCTGTTGGAGAAGTTCGTGACGGACTACGATGGAACGGTTGTGGTCGAACTTGAGAGCAGTTGTTCCTTAGCGTACACGGTCAAGAAGGAGAGCCCTCTGCTTACGAG ACTATTTGCTGTTCTCGATAATATATTCTGTTTGTTTGAAGGAGAGTTTGAAAATGTTGGTCTTTTGAAGCAGCAATATGGACTGAACAAGACTGCAAATGAGGTTGTCATTGTGATAGAAGCCTACAGAACATTAAGAGATCGAGGTGCTTATCCTGCTGATCAGGTCGTGAGAGATTTTCATGGGAAATTTGCATTTGTTCTGTATGATAACACAAATAAGTCGACCTTCATAGCAGCT GACCCTGATGGTGGTATCCCATTCTTCTGGGGATGTGATCCTGAAGGTCATCTTATCCTCTCCGATAATGTGGATTTTCTCAGACTAGGATGCGGGAAATCATTTGCACCATTTCCGAAAG GTTGCTTCTTCTCAACCAAAGGCGGACTGCAGAGCTACGAACACCCTCTGAACGAGTTGAAACCAGTTCCAAGGGTGGACAGCAAGGGGGAAGTGTTGGGTGTTACCTACAAGGTTGATGCACAAACTAAAAAGGGGTCTTCCATGCCAAGGGTTGGCAGTGCTGCTGATTGGTCCTCTCAATACTAA